Proteins encoded within one genomic window of Triticum aestivum cultivar Chinese Spring chromosome 2D, IWGSC CS RefSeq v2.1, whole genome shotgun sequence:
- the LOC123055934 gene encoding protein LYK5-like, translating to MPRLHGRSPAALAIHHLLISFLLALLPLASAQQEYEANAQSDCYANNGSSVLGYTCSKSKSNHANSSSASASACTTYLAFRSDLPGYGSPITVAYLLNTSASAVAAANSVPVASAVQNGSLLLVPVRCACTAAGHYQHDAAYAIQFDYETYFSIASDVYQGLSTCQAMMAQNPAHDSLDLYPGIALTVPLRCACPSPAQTSAGVKYLVTYLLDWDDDASTVADRFRADYQALLHANSITDDTTVYPFTTMLVLLKDKPTSEIAVLPEPPTPSPSPAPSDVVSVPPASSAEASSGPRWRVAAGVAAGCSSVLTLGAVLALFLLCRWCRRHGDRGDRSKATLPAVEHAVSDGPAKGALMWPMVVREAVGSLTVYDYGDLERATSCFSEEQRIGNSSVYRAVINGSAVAVKRVPGEGDVGTEVTLLGRVNHSSLIRMSGLCMHGGYTYTVFEFAENGALSDWLHGGEEEEGRVLGWSQRVQVALDVAGGLNYLHNYADPPYVHKNLKGSNILLDACFRAKLSNFGLALAITDDDDRGGPWMTRHVVGTQGYMAPEYLEHGLIGPQLDVFAFGVLVLQLLSGKEAARQDDDGGGGENGKVALLWEEAERLGLGGGAGDLLDKVTAFVDGRLHGQYPLDVVFAMLALALRCVAREPRTRPSMAEVLLSLSGMYNWTINWDPRCPDPEGSGTPHE from the coding sequence ATGCCTCGTCTCCATGGCCGCTCCCCAGCTGCGCTTGCCATCCACCACCTCCTCATTTCGTTCCTCCTCGCGCTGCTCCCGCTGGCGTCTGCGCAGCAGGAGTACGAGGCCAACGCGCAGAGCGACTGCTACGCCAACAACGGCAGCTCGGTCCTCGGCTACACCtgcagcaagagcaagagcaaccACGCCAACTCCtcctcggcgtcggcatcggcatGCACCACCTACCTGGCCTTCCGCTCCGATCTGCCCGGCTACGGCTCCCCGATCACCGTCGCCTACCTCCTCAACACCAGCgcgtccgccgtcgccgccgccaactCCGTGCCTGTCGCCTCCGCGGTCCAGAACGGCAGCCTGCTCCTGGTCCCCGTCCGCTGCGCCTGCACGGCGGCGGGGCACTACCAGCACGACGCCGCCTACGCCATCCAGTTCGACTACGAGACCTACTTCTCCATCGCGAGCGACGTGTACCAGGGGCTCTCCACCTGCCAGGCGATGATGGCGCAGAACCCCGCGCATGATAGCCTCGATCTGTACCCCGGCATCGCCCTCACCGTGCCGCTCCGCTGCGCGTGCCCTTCCCCCGCGCAGACCTCGGCTGGAGTCAAGTACCTCGTGACCTACCTCCTCGACTGGGACGACGACGCGTCCACCGTCGCCGACCGCTTCCGCGCCGACTACCAGGCCCTGCTTCACGCCAATAGCATCACCGACGACACCACCGTGTACCCGTTCACCACCATGCTGGTTCTGCTCAAGGATAAGCCCACCTCTGAAATAGCGGTCCTGCCGGAGCCACCCACACCGTCACCGTCACCAGCACCGTCCGATGTGGTGTCAGTCCCGCCGGCGAGTTCCGCTGAAGCAAGCAGTGGTCCTAGGTGGCGGGTCGCCGCCGGCGTTGCTGCTGGATGCAGTAGTGTTCTTACTTTGGGTGCCGTGCTTGCTCTCTTCTTGCTATGCCGTTGGTGTCGGCGGCATGGCGACCGCGGTGACCGAAGCAAGGCCACCCTACCGGCAGTGGAGCATGCTGTGTCAGACGGGCCGGCGAAGGGAGCTTTGATGTGGCCGATGGTGGTGCGCGAGGCGGTGGGGTCGCTGACCGTGTACGACTACGGGGATCTAGAGAGGGCGACGTCATGTTTCTCGGAGGAGCAGCGTATTGGAAACTCGTCGGTCTACCGCGCGGTGATCAACGGCAGCGCTGTGGCCGTGAAGCGAGTACCCGGAGAGGGCGACGTGGGCACTGAGGTGACCCTCCTGGGGCGCGTCAACCACTCGAGCCTCATCCGCATGTCCGGCCTGTGCATGCACGGCGGCTATACCTACACAGTGTTCGAGTTCGCCGAGAACGGCGCGCTCAGCGACTGGCTccacggcggcgaggaggaggagggccgcgtGCTCGGCTGGAGCCAGCGCGTGCAGGTGGCGCTCGACGTGGCAGGCGGGCTCAACTACCTGCACAACTACGCCGATCCTCCCTACGTGCATAAGAATCTCAAGGGCAGCAACATCCTCCTCGACGCATGCTTCCGCGCCAAGCTCTCAAACTTCGGCCTCGCGCTCGCGATCACCGACGACGACGACCGCGGCGGCCCGTGGATGACCCGGCACGTGGTCGGCACGCAGGGTTATATGGCGCCCGAGTACCTCGAGCACGGGCTGATCGGCCCCCAGCTCGACGTGTTCGCCTTCGGCGTCCTCGTGCTTCAGCTCTTGTCCGGGAAGGAGGCGGCTAGAcaagacgacgacggcggcggcggcgagaacgGGAAGGTGGCATTGCTTTGGGAGGAAGCGGAACGGTTGGGCctgggcggcggcgccggcgacctGTTGGACAAGGTGACGGCGTTCGTCGACGGTCGGCTGCATGGGCAGTACCCGTTGGACGTGGTGTTCGCCATGCTCGCGTTGGCACTGAGGTGCGTGGCCCGGGAGCCCCGGACGCGGCCGTCCATGGCCGAGGTGCTCCTTTCGCTCTCGGGGATGTATAATTGGACAATAAATTGGGACCCTCGGTGCCCTGACCCCGAGGGCTCCGGAACTCCTCACGAATAA